From the Kogia breviceps isolate mKogBre1 chromosome 10, mKogBre1 haplotype 1, whole genome shotgun sequence genome, the window CACCTGTACCTAACTTAGTGGGTGACCTGGTGCAAGCTACATGACCTCTCTGGACCTTCATTTACAGAAAAACGGGCTGGAAAATGATCTCAAGTCACTTCCAAACCTAGCATTCTATAGACTGTATGAGTAAACACAACAGATCAACACAGTTATTTCTTTGCTGTATTACATAAACTGATTTTTCTAACTCTGGGATTGTTACTTTTTAAACCTGTTGAAGGAAGTACTATTGAGTTACAAAAGGagactagtttttaaaaagtctttttacaCTACTCAATTTCCTAACTAAATTTCCTACTAATATTTCCCCCTACATGTGTTTCCTAAGTAGGATTAACAGAGtatgttaaaaacttttaaagtgaGAATGTTTTAATACTTGGCAAACTTTGACAACGTTCTGGCTTGGGGTTTCCTTGGGAATTTGGCAGTTATTCCTGTCTAGTGGCTGTCCAAGGGACTGTCGAGGGTCATGTGTTGTCCCCAAAGCTAAATCTTTGGTAAGTTGCAGGCCCCCTGCTAAAGAGATAGGCCCCAGTGTTTTACCTTGTATTTTATGTAATGAACGAAGATATAGAAGGCTAAAACTAGACTTGTACTCCTACATCTTCCACTTGGTATAAGGAATGGAGGCAGATTTGATGCTGAAAGCAATCTTAAAACATACAGGTATGTTGCTATAAACTCCAAATGTTAATAAGGCTTTTTGTAATCTTACAAACTACAAAATACATAAACACTTAGGATTCTCATAAAGCTTGGCATAGCTAATTTTTCTAATTGtaaaaaaatatagtatttcgtctctcttctttttcctacTTACCTTAAATATATctagaccagggtttctcaaccttggcactattaaACATATGGAGCTTGATAATTTTGTTGTGGGGGTTGTCCTGTGCAcgcaggatgtttagcaacatctctAGCCTCTAACACTCGATGCCAGTGGTATCCCAGTCATCCACTAAAGGTACAACCGAAAttgtctccagacgttgccagATTTCTCCAGTTGAGAACCACCAGTCTAACTTGAGATACAAAAGCCTATTCTCCAGCACTTTTGCAATGATAAACAGTAAGCTTTAGagtttcctattttctttcttaaccGATAAATAACTCTGACCAAACAAATAGAAAGCTTCACATTTCAACTTTTCACACATACCCTCCTAAAGTTGAATTTTTCGGTCTTCAGTCTTAGGTATAGGCAGTTATTGATGTACAATGGAAATGGGTCTATGCACAAAATAAGAAGAGACATATATCCTCAAAAGCAGTGTAAAAatttctgtatataaaaaaaaaatccacacaataATTCGACAAGCATTTATTAAACGCCTACTATGTGCTCAGCACTGTACTAGGCACTAAGGGGTGCAAAGATACAAATGTAAAAGTTAttattcctgccctcaaggagcttacaatttaacttgggaaataaatacaaatgtgaAACTACAATACAGAATgctagaaaataattacaaaacaaCATATTAGTAAGTGCATGGACCATAGTACAAACTCAAAGGATCAGTGCTGAGGCAGCACAGAATAAGGGAGGTCTCAGTGTGAGGTGAAATCGTCAGGGAGAGCTCATTCAGAAGATGTAATGGAAGCTAGGCTTTGAAGGGAGTAATGAACATGAGATGGGGCCAAAGAGAAATCTAAGCAAAAGGAACAGCATGAGAAAGGCACAGAGGCAAGGGCTTATAAGACAACAGTGGAAGGTCACAGGAAGTTTAACCATGATAAATCAAGGTGAATATACTAGAGAGTAATGAAGCTGAGGCAGATTAAGTATGGAGGGCAAGGTAATGGAAAACTTTGAACATCATTGCTCTGATAGGAATTATTTGCTGGGTGTTCTTGAGTGAAAATGAGATATCATGAAAATGGAGTTTGAGGAGGACCATCTTGGAAGCATACAAGGTGGGGATCTTGGGAGCAAGTAAACCGAAAAGAAAGAATTACAATAACGTGGGCCTCAGATGATATGGATCTGCAGAGAAGGATATGAAGGGATGGCAGAAATGTAAAAAAGTCCAGCCTCAAGGAGAAAACTGACTAAGAATTGGTACAACTTAGCAAGATTTTGGACATGAATGGTGGAGACCAGAAAAACACTAAAAGACCACTCTAAGATTGGGATAAGAAATATGAAGGGTAGTGAGCCTGTTTAGGGTAAAGATGTTAAGCAAAGATGCCTATTTAAAAGGAAAACGGGTTGGGGACAGAGTGATGAGTTCTGTTTTCAAATACCAAGTTGTATAGGTACCTGTGGAAAAGTTCACAGGTACCTATAGTGCCTGTGAGAGACAACCCACAGGGCAGGAAATATTAAGTTACTCAAATATAAGAAGGTAAGTGTAAACAATCACAATGGTTAAATAGGAGTATAGAAAAAGTAGTGAATAAAATTAAGACATGGAGATTTTCTcagtggagaggaagaaaagaccaACAAAGAAAAGCTAAAAGTGAAGAAAACTGACCAAAAAGGATCCCACAAGTCAAAGGAGAATTCCTGAGATGCAGGGGAAATTCCCGAGTATGAAATATAGCTCTAGAAGGACAAGAACTAAGAAAAGGCATTAATATTTATCCACTGGTGATTCTGAGGATATTTCAGTGGAATACAAAAGCCAACAAGGAGAAGTTTTAAGAACAGCTTAATGAGGAAACGGGGTTTAACAACGGATGACATGTTTGAAAAACCATGAATGACAGAAGAATAAAATGGTAGTTGGAAATGAGCAGTAAAGTTGAAGCTTTTACACATTTTATGCTGTAGATGAACTTACTGGTGTCATCCTGACTGTCCATCTGCCTGGCCTAGGGCATGGATATTTCATTTCCCTGGCCTAGGGCATGGATATTTCATTTCCCTCCACAATGCTACTTCCCCTGGGGCAGTTTAGAGAGAAATGTACTTGAATCTATAAGTTACTGCTTTGTCCTCCcagtttttaaacacattttacttctttaaacATGTTTTCCTTGTAGAATTTAGCTTTCTAGTACGACAAGGCATCAAAAGTATCAACATTTAAAGATGATATAATTATAAACCAAAATGGCATTTTCAACCAATTTTCCAGTAATTGTAACGGATTTGCACTATATTGCACATTCCCTCCCTCAGTAACCAggaatacataatttttaaatggctagCCAGGGTTAGGGTGTTCATTAGAGACACAGCAGACCAGCTGTCAGGAGCACAGGCTTGAGAATCAGACTATGTAGGTTAGAATCCCTGCTCTATCACTTACTAGTTGTGATCTTGATCAACTCATTcaattctctaagcctcagtttcctcatccatacaGTGGAGTATATAGTATCTACCATAAGCATGAGAAATATGTAACATTGGGTTTGGCacacagtgctcaataaatgtcagctattattatCTAGAGCCTCAGACCCAAGAGTAAAACTAACTGTTCCATATGGGAATCAATCACTGCATTCTAGCACTGCCACCTTACTCAATGGAGAAAATCTTTGAAATCTAAGATGTCTCTCCTAGGACTATGCTGGATTGCAACAGTTATGGAAGAACCACTTTATTACACCAGGTCCTAAAACAAAAAGCTGAGGATGGAAGAAGTACTGGTGAACAGTTCATTTCAGATTAAGAGCATAAAAACAGAATATGCAGGATAAAGGAACTTAGTGCATGTCACTCACAGTTAGGAGCAAAATAAGGTCATACAGAGTGATCAACAATATTCTAATGCTAAGAGTGAAAACTGGAGACCAAGAATGGGCTTCTACTTATGCCCCCAAAGAAACAATAGCCTTTTTCTATTGTCTTATACTACTTGGCTATTTCTATAGGTGTGCTGAATCAGCCTTGGTATATATTGTTCTTTCAAGTCATATTCTTTTCTCACATGCATCCCAGTATAATACTAATCTTTCTGgtcatattttcttaaatttctgccAGATGCTTAGTAATTCTGAGATTTAAGTCTGGCTACACATTACTCTGAGTAAAGAGATGTTAACTGGTACATCTACAGTCATTTCAATATGGTACTCTGCTGAGAGCTTTCATTGGAATAGGAGACAACTATTCCTCTAAACTATCAATACATGGGAGgagtgtgtgtatacatgcacatgcacacacacacatactctcccTCTGACAATGTACCCATCCTATGTAATATCTGTACACAGGTAGCATTTGCCTCAGGTAGAATTAGTGTCTTAAGGACAATAAGGCACAACTAAAGTGGAGAGCAAGGATCTAGAGACAACtagatttatttctggtttcttgTAATTTCAAGTACAAGGGAATTAGGAATGGTAATCTATAGgccaaaaagagggagagggaggatggaggagggaagataagaaaataaaggatACTGAAAAGCATTGTTTTGAAGAAGTTAACCAAGGAAACCAGGATGACAAATGACAAGTGGGTACCAATGGTTCAATGAAATAGATGTAGATAACCTTGATGTTATTAGTGGTCAATATGGGCCATACTGGGGTAGGGAAGGGATGTTATAGGGAAGAAATTTATGATCCAAAAGGTGGACCTCTATGATACATAATTTTATGACTGATTTTTGAAAACATCAATCATAAAACAACATGATTAGAAAGTGCTGTCCCTGTTCATGATAGTCACAGTGTGAAATTTCATAATTTCTCTTGGAATTTTCATCACAATGTGTATCACTTTCTTCTGGATAGGATTAATGGAATCAATTCCAATTCTGACAGCCAATTTTGGAAACAGCCAAAAGTTATTCAATTCCAAATATGGTGAATGAGTAATCAAACAGTCAAAAATGAGATGAAATTCAAGAGTAATAGAGTTTTCTTGTATGGTCTATTAAATGGGAATCTTGAGAATGTTCCAAATATCTAGAGGAGTGGTAGCACTTGGAATAGCAGCACTACTAGAATAGCTAGAACTGCCCAATTTAAAGGACAACCCATATTTGGATTCTTCTGGAAGTTCTAGGTGTTACTTTAAACCAGCCTCATTACTTTATACAATATCCCCTGGTATACTGAAAGCTTCAAAGATGAAATATAGTGCTTGGTGATGATGAGTGTAATATTGTGTCTTTGCTGGATTACAGATGGAGTGCACCAGAACTCAGAAGAATGAGGAATTGTGAGGTGAAGTATTCAACTGATTACCACTGTAGATATGTAAAGCTAATGGCAAGAAACAGATGAATAATGAATGAGGTGCTGAGGCCACCTAAGGAGGTGGGTCCAGGGTAAAGACAAGAGTGTAGACCATCTAGTCAGGGGTTTCGTGCAGACCCCTGAGAGAGTGGCACCGTAATGGGCCAAGAGATGAGTATACATTCTTTGTAaagatttttatgtcttcttcaagcacctctgtctcctttttttccccatgtgaTGCCTTAACGAGGATAGTGTAAACACCTATTTGTACCACAGTGTACAGTGGGAAGGTGGAAAGCAGAGTTAGAAGTCACCAAAAGGTACAACCATCCAAGCTCAAGAGCAGCAGGGCTGAGTCTCCACTCACCTCTTTCTCTGCATCATTCCCACAACCATCACTAATGCGTCCACTTCCTCGCTGACACAGGTACTGGGACTGGGAGTGGTGAAGGATACGTATGGATGCTCAATGACTCAGTGGAGTCAGTGAAGGTGatatatgaagaaaaatgcaGGAGTGCTGTTAAAAATATAGCATTCTGAGTTTGCATGGGAAAACGGATTTCCTCTATCAGGAgcattagaataaaataaaatgcacacttAAGCATAAATACATGAGGTGTCTGTAAAAATTTCTCTAGAACTAGGATCTTAGAAAGCTAAATATAAGTCTCACACAGAGGCTGCTTCAAACTCTAAAGCAGCTTCTTAGATCAGATTAGGAGCACAAGTGCACCTTTAGGGGAATAAGTGGGAGAAGGGATCACAGAtgggaagaagcagaggaactaGGAGTAGCCTCTCTCAAACCTATAGCTACTCACCAAAAAGACAAAGTTAAGTGCCTCAAGCCACGACAAGCAACTTGCTCTAATGCTATTTTAAGCTTCTAAAGGATACCTTAGGCCATCGGGAGCTCCACTCCATCAGACACCTCCCAAGATAGTCAAGCTAATCAACCTGCATCAAGGCACTGGGCCCAAACTACTGAAGAGCTATTCTAACTTTGTCACCACTATCAATTCTGACCCTAGATAAGGTTGTAATGATGCTGAACTTTCTGCCTTTTTATTACACTGAAAGACCTCTCACTAGCACATGGTTCCTCTAATGTTGAAGAATGCCCAATCTATGACTAAAGTTTTTTCCTAAACTCCCATGGATTCAGATTTTTCTCCACTGTGGATTCTCTGATGTCGAATGAGACTTGACCTCTgaataaaggctttcccacactcaTTACATTGATAGGGCTTCTCCCCTGTGTGAATTCTCAGATGCTGAATGAGGCCAGTGTTCCCATtgaaagctttcccacattcTTTACATTTATAGGGTCTTTCTCCAGTGTGGATTCTCTGATGTTCAATAAGGCCTGACTTTTGACTGAAGGCCCTCCCACACTCATTGCATTTGTagggtttctccccagtgtggCTTCTCTGATGGCCAATAAGATGTGAGCTCCGCCTGAAGGTTTTCCCACACTCATCACACTCATAGGgcttctccccagtgtggatTCTCTGATGTCCGATGAGGTGTGAGCTatgactgaaagctttcccacacTCATTACATTCATAGGGTCTCTCCCCACTGTGGATTCTCTGGTGCAGAATAAGGCCCGCACTCTGACTGAAAGCCTTTCCACACTGATTGCACTGATACGGCTTCTCCCCAGTATGGATTCTCTGGTGCAGGATCAGGCCTGTGTTTTGACTGAAGGCTTTACCACACTCCTTACAGTGGTAGCGTTTTACTTTGTTGTGGATATCCTGATGGGAAAGAAGGGCTGACCTGTAACTGAAGGCTTTACCACACACATTACACTGATAAggtttctccccagtgtggatTCTCCAGTGGCGAACAAGACCTGAACTCTGAGCAAAGCTCTTCCCACATTCATCACATTTATGTCGTCTCTCTTGGGTGTGATTTCCCCGCTGCCTCTCTAATGTGCCCAGAAGGTCTCGGGCTTCTCCATGCTCAAGACCCCCGATAACATCCCCGTTGCATTTGGCAGCTGTCTCTCCATGTGGTTGGATTCCAGTAGATATTACCTGTTTTGAAGCTAATTCCCTGTTCTCATTCCTGGTCTCACCACCtggaataaaaatgtaataaacatCAAGCTAACGTCACTTCCTATTCTGTATGTtaggagaaagaaatcaaagatggggGAAAGGAAAATACACGTGGAACAGCTACAAGTAAACACAAAGCTCCCATCTGTCTCTGAAATGCCTTCGTTAATATGGGGAGAAAGGAGCAGGGTCAAACAGAAGTACCACACACCAACTGGGGAAGAACTGCCATCAAAAAATAGGGTTGATGGAAGGAGGACTAAAGTAGAGAAGGGATCAACTGTGGAGAAGTGGAAGTTGGGGAGTGGGAAGGAATATGGAACTACGAAAAGACCTAATGAAtggaaaaggaatggaaaaagtcCTAGTCATTAAAAGGAAGGAGCACAATAGGTCTAAGTGAGAGAATCTATGTGAACTCAGAGAGCACTAAAAGATTTCAATTTCCAACTGGCAAAGAGACCAATACCCAGTTACAAACTGTAAGGTAAGTCCTAGATTAGAGAGTAAAAgtgcccttttatttttaaaaatttattttttctggttattttatttcatttttaaattgaagtatagttggtttacaatatcaTGTTCGTTTTGGGTGtaaagtgattcacttacacatatatatgtgtatatacctttattctttcttaaaattcttttccattataggttataagatattgaatataatagttgctgtactatacagtaaatcctcgttgtttatcaattttatatatgatagtatcttaatcccatactcctaatttatccctctccccaccttcccctgtggtaaccgtaagtttattttctgtgtctgtaagtctatttctgttttgtaaataagttcatttgtactatattttagattccactatttttttagattctctgtctggcttacttcacttaatatgataatctctaggtccagccatgttgctgcaaatggcattatttcattcttttttatggctaatattccattgtattgcgatacacacacacacacacacacacacacacacacacacacacacacaaacacaccccacatcttctttatccattcatctgctgatagacacttaggttgcttccatgtcttggctattgtaaatagtgccgctatgaacattggggtgcatgtatcttttcaaattacagcttctgtcttttccagatacacacccaggagtgggattgctggatcatatggtaactctatttttagttttttaaggaaccttcatactgttttccacagtggctgcagaaGTTCCTTTTAGAACTCCAGAAGTCtcaatattttatctttctgttGGATCCTGAGTTTAAACTCAACTGTCTTTCAGAAAGCTCAAAGCTACTGTACtcataaacaaacacaaaattgtaaatgataataataaccagAGCTCTCCTTACCCAGGGAGAACATGTTTCTGTAATTCTCTGGCCTGTTATCTCTACTCAGATCCTTCTGTGTTGAATCAAGAAGCCATTCCTCTCGAATTAGGGACACAGCCATGTCTTCAATCTTCTCCAAAGTCTGAAACAAAACAAGATGCCCATCTGGGACTGGGACTGTTCCACAGTTCAAACCCAGAGTGTCAGAGAGATCCACCAAGGTTGGAGTGGATCAAGAGGTGGGAAAGTACTGTGTAAAGGGATCTGCATAGCTAGCAGTAAAGAACAGGAAAATGCACCAGATTTATTGGGGGGAAAATCAAGGATCAATCTGTCTCTATGTAGAAGAACATGGGGCAAGTTCTTAATGGAGCTATGGGGTTTCAGTGAGGAGCACAACTCACCTGGAACCCTGCTGTAAGAAGTGTGGCTGTCATCTCCTGGTCTCGAGGACTTCCTTTCTGGGAAGGGGTAGGACTCTGTGAAGCAGATAtggctgagagaggagaaaggagctATGAATGAGACCAGCCTTGTTCTGTGGTTATAGGAACCAGCACTAACACATtccaaaattatttgtatttcagCCGATATGCATGCCAGAGATTTTGAATATGAAATGCTGTTAATCTTGGATTCTGGGTTCATACCTATGGTTGCTCACAAAACATCTGCACTTTGATGTCCCACTCAGCCTGAAGTTACATGTCAAAAATAGAAAGTGTACTGGTTTCCTAACAGGAAGTGCTTTACAATTTCTTCTCTACCACCAAAGCTATATTCCATCCTTGTGCTTGTACACAGTATTTCTTTAGGTCCTGATCTCTTGCCAAGCTGAATATGAGAACTAATCTATCTCTACTATTACTTTTTTGAAATGTGTACCATAACTGCCAGCATCTGCTTCCTATAGAAACCAGACAGGGTAACGTCAAAATCAACATACACTACTGTGTCTTGGGCAACAGGCATTAGAGTTTTACATAAGGATTGCATTATTAATTGAAAATGTTTGTATACttctttagaaatattaaaaatccaCTAATTTAGAACAAATTACTATAAAccacataaatgaaaaaataagaaattcaggGCAAGTATTAGATGAGACTAGAACATCTTATCTTGTTCTGtaagaaaattctcaaaaaatgATGGAGAAATGTCAATAGGACACAGGAGCCAGACTGACGAGGCCTCCTCTGGACAACTCTGAGACAATTTAAGCATCAAAATAAAGATACTAACAGAACATTTctggaataaaataagaatttatgaGTCCATATTGAtagataaaaaatgaataaataaaataaaatgggggaaggaaggaacactctccattacaataaataaataaatgtaaaagaaatgacagGGTTAGAAAATAATCACTTTAGTAATCACTAATTCAGTTAAGAAGAATCAATAAATACTAAAACTAGTGTTTCAGCAATAAAAGTTTCATGAGGACCAGGATATTTACATAAACTCAAGACTATCTCCCcacaaattacttattaattacaaagggaaaaacagtaacaaaaaccTAGGAAGAATAACCTTAATCAAGTCATCAAAGATAACATTACCAATAACAGACAAATTCCTGTCGTATTCCTGAGGACAAAATCACTTCTGGGATGTTCATGCCAAATATATACAACTCGAATCTAAATATGAGGAAACATCACACAAACTCAAATTGTtgtcattctacaaaataactgacttgtactcttcaaaaatgtcaagatcaTGAAAGGCAGAGAAAAGGGTGAGGAACTACTCCAAGTTAAAGGAGACTACAGAGACAGGACAGGTAATTAATTGCAAAGTGGGATCTTGGACCAGACTCTGGAAGAACATTATTGGGACAACCAGCAAAAAATGAATATGAACTGTGGGCTAGATTAGTATTGCATCACTGTTAAATTTCCTAATTGTGATCAATTTATTGTGGCTATCTATGAAAACACTCTTGTTTAAgaaaatacatactgaaatatttacaaataaagtgTCATGATACCAGCAAAACCTCAAAATGCCTATGTTGTAAATACACTGTGGTAACAGAAATGTATGAATACATAAACCCCCCAATTCTTTAATTTGTTCATAAGTTTACCACTGGGACTAACAGTCTGTATTTGAAGCCTAGATAAACATTTAAATCAGGTCTTATGGCTGGCCTGTAAACAGTAAAGGCTAGTTCCTTCCAGGAACTAGACAGGTGTCCCAAATgtactttccttcctctctgctttcCCACTCCTCATCAATGAAATCTGGTTCCTCACCTCTGTCTTGTGGCCCTTGGAGCACTGGAGATTTGTGCTGGGTTGCCACAGGTTGGAGCTGAGTATCCGCAGGCTCTGGTACAGATTTGGAATGCATGACCTCCTCCCAGAGTACCCTATGTCCATGTGCACGAGCAGGGACCTAGAAACAAGACACCTGCATTACAAGGAATCCGTCTGAGAAATGAAGTGAACAATGTAACAGTACGAAGAGCACATCTAAAGGGATACATACTGGGGAAAGGAAAAAGCAGAATCTCACTTACTTAGGAACACAAACATGTTGATTTGCACAGAAAGGCATCATTTCTGCTTAGTACTGAAGGAAAACATTTCTGCTGATGCCCTCCCTGCTGCACACAATGCTGATATTCTACATTCCCAAGAGAGGGGAAGAATGATAAACAGAAGCTTAAAGCAGTGCTCTTCAGTGGAAACAACTTTTGATAAGGAACTAGGAAACCTGAGTTATGGGCTCAGATCTACATTTAGTTATTTGGGTGCCCCTGAAAAAGTAAGTTAAGCTCTCTATATATCAGTTTCCCATCTGGCAAACAGAACAATAATACAGTTGTAGGGATGTTATGAGGATAAAAAATGGATTTATATCCTGtacaagaataaaaagaactctACAAATACAAGCCATACCACACGATAACGCTTTTCATCCTCCTGCAACACAAACTCATGTTCAGCATTTATTCTCCCATTGTTGTGTCAATGTCCCTCCACCCAGCTTCCTGGACTATCACAGTCAGAGCATGCCCACCTCCTTCTACTTACTGGCCGTCCTAGTATATCAATTTGCCTTTCCAAATCCTCCAATAGAGTGACCACTTCCTCTCCATTCTCTAGCTGATGTTCCTTAACCAGAGTCTGGAGCTCCTCTGGCAGGATGGTCAAGAACTGCTCCAGCACCAGCAGCTCCAGGATCTGCTCCTTGGTGTTCAAATCTGGCCTCAGCCACTGATGGCAAAGTGCTCGGAGTTGGATCAGAGCTTCTCGGGGTCCTAGTGTCTCTTGGTAGCATAACTTCCTGAAGCGCAGGCGGAATAGCTCTTGCC encodes:
- the ZKSCAN8 gene encoding zinc finger protein with KRAB and SCAN domains 8 isoform X2, which codes for MAAESRKSLAPSPPDQAPEEDLVIIKVEEDHGWDQESSLHESNPPGQELFRLRFRKLCYQETLGPREALIQLRALCHQWLRPDLNTKEQILELLVLEQFLTILPEELQTLVKEHQLENGEEVVTLLEDLERQIDILGRPVPARAHGHRVLWEEVMHSKSVPEPADTQLQPVATQHKSPVLQGPQDRAISASQSPTPSQKGSPRDQEMTATLLTAGFQTLEKIEDMAVSLIREEWLLDSTQKDLSRDNRPENYRNMFSLGGETRNENRELASKQVISTGIQPHGETAAKCNGDVIGGLEHGEARDLLGTLERQRGNHTQERRHKCDECGKSFAQSSGLVRHWRIHTGEKPYQCNVCGKAFSYRSALLSHQDIHNKVKRYHCKECGKAFSQNTGLILHQRIHTGEKPYQCNQCGKAFSQSAGLILHQRIHSGERPYECNECGKAFSHSSHLIGHQRIHTGEKPYECDECGKTFRRSSHLIGHQRSHTGEKPYKCNECGRAFSQKSGLIEHQRIHTGERPYKCKECGKAFNGNTGLIQHLRIHTGEKPYQCNECGKAFIQRSSLIRHQRIHSGEKSYKCSECEKKFAQSSSLVRHQRIHTGEKPYECDHCGKAFNARSTLTVHERIHTGEKPYTCNECRKAFSVRAHLIIHQRIHNGEKPYECNECGRAFSVSSDLIKHQRIHSGEKPYECDECGKAFSVSSDLIKHQRIHTGEKPYECKECGKAFYANSALINHQRIHSGEKPYKCGECRKAFSQISTLILHQRIHTGEKPYECDECGKAFRGSSNLNKHQKIHAKGKCHQ
- the ZKSCAN8 gene encoding zinc finger protein with KRAB and SCAN domains 8 isoform X1, with translation MAAESRKSLAPSPPDQAPEEDLVIIKVEEDHGWDQESSLHESNPPGQELFRLRFRKLCYQETLGPREALIQLRALCHQWLRPDLNTKEQILELLVLEQFLTILPEELQTLVKEHQLENGEEVVTLLEDLERQIDILGRPVPARAHGHRVLWEEVMHSKSVPEPADTQLQPVATQHKSPVLQGPQDRAISASQSPTPSQKGSPRDQEMTATLLTAGFQTLEKIEDMAVSLIREEWLLDSTQKDLSRDNRPENYRNMFSLGGETRNENRELASKQVISTGIQPHGETAAKCNGDVIGGLEHGEARDLLGTLERQRGNHTQERRHKCDECGKSFAQSSGLVRHWRIHTGEKPYQCNVCGKAFSYRSALLSHQDIHNKVKRYHCKECGKAFSQNTGLILHQRIHTGEKPYQCNQCGKAFSQSAGLILHQRIHSGERPYECNECGKAFSHSSHLIGHQRIHTGEKPYECDECGKTFRRSSHLIGHQRSHTGEKPYKCNECGRAFSQKSGLIEHQRIHTGERPYKCKECGKAFNGNTGLIQHLRIHTGEKPYQCNECGKAFIQRSSLIRHQRIHSGEKSESMGV